The stretch of DNA GACACTAAAGAGTACTCACTAAAGACGCCAAAGAGTACTCACTAAAGACACTAAAGAGTACTCACTAAAGACACTGAAGAGTATTAACTAAAGACACTAAAGAGTATTAACTAAAGACACTAAAGAGTACTCACTAAAGACGCCAAAGAGTACTCACTAAAGACACTGAAGAGTATTAACTAAAGACACTAGAGAGTACTCACTAAAGACGCCAAAGAGTACTCACTAAAGACACTAAAGAGTACTCACTAAACACACTAGAGAGTACTCACTAAAGACGCCAAAGAGTACTCACTAAAGACACTAAAGAGTACTCACTAAACACACTAGAGAGTACTCACTAAACACACTAGAGAGTACTCACTAAACACACTAGAGAGTACTCACTAAACACACTAGAGAGTACTCACTAAACACACTAGAGAGTACTCACTAAACACACTAGAGTACTCACTAAACACACTAGAGAGTACTCACTAAACACACTACAGAGTACTCACTAAACACACTGAAGAGTACTCACTAAAGACGCCAAAGAGTACTCACTAAAGACACTGAAGAGTACTCACTAAAGACGCCAAAGAGTACTCACTAAACACACTAGAGAGTACTCACTAAACACACTACAGAGTACTCACTAAACACACTGAAGAGTACTCACTAAAGACGCCAAAGAGTACTCACTAAAGACACTGAAGAGTACTCACTAAAGACGCCAAAGAGTACTCACTAAACACACTACAGAGTACTCACTAAACACACTGAAGAGTACTCACTAAAGACGCCAAAGAGTACTCACTAAACACACTAAAGAGCACTCACTAAAGACGCTAAAGAGTACACACTAAAGACGCCAAAGAGTACTCACTAAACACGCTAAAGAGTACACACTAAAGACGCCAAAGAGTACTCACTAAACACACTAAAGAGTACTCACTAAAGACGCCAAAGAGTACTCACTAAACATGCCAAAGAGTACTCACTAAAGACACCAGAGAGTACTCACTAAAGACACTGAAGAGCACTAACTACATACACTAAACACACTTGAGAGTACTCACTAAACACACTTGAGAGTACTCACTAAACACACTAAAGAGTACTCACTAAACACACTAGAGAGTACTCACTACAGACACTAGAGAGTACTCACTAAACACACTAGAGAGTACTCACTACAGACACTAGAGAGTACTCACTAAACACACTAAAGAGCACTCACTAAACACACTAGAGAGTACTCACTAAACACACTAGAGAGTACTCACTACAGACACTAGAGTACTCACTAAAGACACTGAAGAGTACTCACTAAACACACTAGAAAGTACTAACTAAACACACTAGAGAGTACTCACTAGACACACTAGAGAGTACTCACTAAACACACTAAAGAGCACTCACTAAACACACTAAAGAGCACTCACTAAACACACTAGAGAGTACTCACTAGACACACTAGAGAGTACTCACTAAACACACTAAAGAGTACTCACTAAACACACTAAAGAGCACTCACTAAACACACTAGAGAGTACTCACTAGACACACTAGAGAGTACTCACTAAACACACTAAAGAGCACTCACTAAACACACTAAAGAGTACTAACTAAACACACTAGAAAGTACTAACTAAACACACTAGAGAGTACTCACTAGACACACTAGAGAGTACTAACTACAGACACTAGAGAGTACTCactagacacacagacacatggcTCCCTGGATGGTCTCGCTGTCTCGGATCAGGTAGGCTCCATCCTTGTTCTTCTTCCCCAGCAGCTCCTCACACTCCGTCTTGGTGATGGCACCGTGGTAACACACTGGCAGAGATGTTGCCATGGTGAGGAGAGACTGGGACGGACAGACATCCACCACAAACACCGCCGAACACACGTCTCAGAACAGCTTCATTTCCAAGAACAACTGCCCTGCACTCCCACTAAGAGAGAGTTAATACAGGGGGGCCATAGAAGTCCAGATCTGGTGCTGATGCTTGATTTTGATCCTTTAAGTCTGCAGCAGAACAGAAGTtaatagagagagacagagagagagaggtcagcACTCAACAAATGAAGGTGTTCAGCCGAGTGCACCGTGAGAAAACATAAAGTCAGAAGGAAACTACTGAGCTTATTCACAGGAAGTGttcatttgagagagagagcgagagagagcaaTGTGTGACACATCTTGTTTCACTtacttttttcacttttatcGTGTGAAACTAATCATAATATCAAACTGAGTGTACAAATGCCATTATACATTTTGATCATGATAAATATAACACTGAACTTATTAAACGTATTGATTATATATGATAAATTGTACAcacataaatgcaaaataacaaAAGTTACCCCCAATTTCCCTGGATTATTATGTGAatttaaagaatatatatattaatatctcaaaaataataataaaaacattaaaaaagtaataaaatcgtcaaaaacaaataaagtagTTGTgcaatgttttgtgtgttgttcTTGCATAGATTTTACGATAttttttcactttactttaaGCAAACAATGATCACTTATAGTGACTTATAACCAgcttgtaatgtattatatctGCCTATACCTCAGGGATTTCATTAAAGTAATCAATGACCACTTAGAGTAACTTATAATCATAGTATAATGCAATACggcacgacacgacacgacaagacACGACACGAcccgacacgacacgacaagacaagacaagacaagacaagacacgacacgacacgacacgataCGATAacatcagtaaaaaacaaaacaagatctaataaataagtaaatacgtCTAATaaagtaaacaataaagatatttATAAGTAAGTAAacggtaaaaaaacaagatataaagAAATATAGACTGAATGcttggttatatatatatatatatatatatattaagtaAATATGTGCTTAATGTtatgaagtaaacaaaaacttgcttaggttcaggcaataataataaaactactatgtttgtacagtgaaaataataCTGAACgttgacatttttatatataagaaatatatatatatataaatatatatacttcttatttatatatatatttcttattttttatatataaatatatatacttcttatctctctctctctctatatatatatatatatcatcatcatttttatattattaaagttcatttatctcatttatttaaaaataaatattatttatatttattaaatgtatattCTTGTTTCTCTGTACCATTGTGTTGAGTAGTTGTCTGTAatgtttgtgtatttgaatGCTGTTTCAATAAagtttgaggagaaaaaaaaggcgttgctaggcaacgtgACGCGGTAACCTACGTAACGGACCAAACAGCAGCTGATCctctctgatggtctgatgaAGCTAAACATCAACACTCTACTGTTCTGTTAACTACAGCTGTTCATTGATTAATTAATAGGTCATTTAGCGGTGGTACGGAGGGGATGATCGGCTTTAACAGAGTTGGAGTCTGTGCGGAGGATCTTGTTGCTGAAAACGTTAAAAACAACAGAGAAGGTCAGTAGATAAGCTAGATTATGCTAGCTGATGCTAGTTTTAGCTAGCTTCACTACCTCCTCTCCAGCTGTGGTTCCacctttatctttatctttatcttttattgGGATCTCCAATAGCTGTGGCTGAAGCCCAGCTGTTCTGACCATGGAACCTGACCACGTGGTGTCACAACAACAATCTGTCCCTGAATGACAAAAGAGAAAACTAAGGAGCTTATAATTGACTTCAGGAGAATTAAAACTGTCCAATCACCTGTGGATATAAATAACACTCAGCTTCAAGTTCCTACTGTAGGCATCCACATCTCTGACTCCCTCTCCTGGTCCCTGCACATCAGTTGTGTCATAAAAAGGGCACAGCAGAGACTGTATTTTTGAGGTGTTTAAAGATGGTAAGTCCACAaaaccctcatcaacttctaccGGTCCACAATAGAAAGCATCTTAACTGGATGCATACTGGTATGGTTTCGTAACATTACATCATATGACCACAAACTCCTGATGAGGACAGTTATTGGATCACCGTTACCACAGTTACAGGACATTTACACCACTCGCTGCAGGAAGAAAGCACTTTGTATCATGCAGGACACAAGTCATCCAGCATATACTCTGTTCTCTCATCTCCCTTCAGGGAAGTCTCAGAGACAGTTTTTACCCTCACGCGGTCAGACTACTGAACAGTAGCACTAAATGAACgcagagctgtggattgttttatggatgttttaggttgttttataattttattctcaggtattgtcttatttattgtagtattaatgaactgtactatttatagattttaagggctgagagagagccagggtaaaatgcatttcattgcatttcactgtacactgtacttttaaatgcatatgataaataaacttgaaacttgaaacttgagtCCACTTTAATCACTTTGAACTGTCAGGCCACATTTCAGTacataatcacattacaatctttaccaacaatgaccacaacatcaaaatctacagcaacaaaacacaacaatagtTAAGACACAACCtaacacacaacacaggaccTATAGGTTCAAGTTAATACTATTCACAGAGTATAGAGGTAGATATGATTCATTACTGGTTGGACCATATAGCGTATtatgtcaaaatacaaaaacatacaaaaacagaacaagcaACAACTTCTTTTACCATAAGTATTAACGTGACTTTGTATTTGTCCAACATTAAACCTTTTATGATTTGATGTTAGCTAAAtatcagcagacacagagagctGTTCAGATAGGAGATGttttttcaataatattttaaattgatttttgcTATTTTCTTGAATGATATACCCAGGCAGAGTGTTCCATGTCACCATTTGTTAGTTTTCACCTCCGGAAGTGTGAATCTTCCTTCAGTGGCATGCCTGGTACTGTACTCATGTTCATCAGAACTGAAGCTTAACTGATTATATAATATCCTTGGCAATAAACCTCTCTCTGCCTGTGTTGTCGGTAgatggaggaaggaggagcgGCGGTGTGGCGGAGTTCTTCGGGCTGGTGTTGACCCTGCTGTCCGTGGTCTTCATCCTCTTCACCTTCCCCTTCACAGCCTGGATGTGTGCTAAGGTCATCTGACACAAACAACACCAGGGAAACAACTGCTTTTAGTACACATACAAGTTTCTGCATATATtctgtataatatattatatatatatatatatatgagttaAAATTAGTGCAACCgtaaacatctacagcagtaaaacatacacattaatgcagcagtaatattaatccagaaacatcagatataatagtaaaacactgacagagaACATTTGACTGACACagcaatacttttactttaagtacattttgctgacacATACTTTTACATTgagtgcaggacttttacttgtagtggagtatttccacagtgtggtattagtacttttacataagtaaagatctgaatacttcttgcACCACTGACATTTTCTTGGAAgacataataaataatttaaaaactgATCTACTGATGTGCCTTTCTGAGGAATACTGGAATAAGGAAGCATACCGGTATTTCATATAGTTTGTTTTCCCAAGAAGAACTTGAAGGATTAGTCAGTTAACAATTAGCCAAAGGacagaaaatattaaattattttggTAATCGATAAGCTCTGGAAACTTTTTCCACTGCTTTTGGACGTTTTAAagactaaacaattaattgatgtTGAGAAAATAACTGTCAGATTAATCAagaattataataatacaaagaggctgatttgtgtgtttgttgtcttGTTTTCTTAAAGATAAAATTAGATCAAATAGAATGAGAACAGAGGAAATGCAATATTTGTGACATACAATATggtttatctatctatctatctatctatctatctatctatctatctatctatctatctatctatctatctatctatctatctatctatctatctatctatctatctatctatctatctatctatctatctatctatctatctatctatctatctatctatctatctatctatatatctatctatttataatatactgtatatatgtgttggTTTGTGTCTGGCAGGTCATCCAGGAGTATGAGAGGGCCGTTATCTTCAGACTGGGCCGCGTTGTTAAAGGACGAGCCAAAGGACCCGGTACGAATCAGACTCTTCTATATCCTACCCTTAGAACTTAAGAGGGTTTTATAGACTTTAAGTCTTCATTTGAATTCAAATGAAGACTTATCAGAATATTAtctaaatacagaaataaaaacattttagcatctaaaaatacagcaaaaatTGAAAAGCACTGATTGCTGACATTAGTTTTTATAGGTAATAATTCCAAGGTTTTGATTCTGGTTTTACATATTTGATGAtggaaatgttttaataaacgACGAGTGCTCCAGCTGGGATCCTCTCACCTCACTGTGTCTCTGCAGGTCTGTTCTGGTTCATCCCCTGGCTGGACGTCATCCAGACAGTAGACCTGCGCACTGTCTCCTTTAACATCCATCCACAAGAggtcagcagcagctctgtctACAGATTATACATGGAATTTATGTCCTTTATTTCATCTCAAACTCTTATTTACTCACCTCACCCTGCTCAGGTTCTGACTGCGGACGGGGTGACGTTGACGGTGGATGCTGTCGTGTTTTACCGGGTGGTGGACCCCTCCCTCTGGGTGACCAGGGTTAAGAATGGCTAcctggccacacacacactggcccaGACGACCCTGAGGGCCACGCTGGGCACACGCACTCTGACAGACGTACTGACGCAGACGACGGGCATCACAAAGAGAATGGAAGTGAGTCAAATACACAaacattatgttattattattattataacataatGACTCAGAGctaagtatttatttttctttaaagacAAATCCCCTTGAGCTCTTCGTTTAGCATCACTTACAGGTTATTATGAATCCTGAAACACTCATCTGTCCATCAATGAGACTTCCTGTTTAAATAAAGAATGAAGTACATTTGACCATTACATATTGATGTCTGGATGCTTCACGTTGCCCCTCAGTATTACAGCTTTTTACAATTGCTTACGCACAATTTTGAAAACAAGGCTCATTTTGTCAAAACACTTCacacaaccacaaacacaagcagcagcagatcttttgcaaaatgaaacacttcattcaaaactGTACAATAATTTATAAAACCCCCAATTTGGTCACCgtatcacacacacaggtcataGGATCTACTTTTCCAATGATATAGTCTGGGTTTGTACATGAATATATTgaccaaacacaacacacaagagTATGTTGTACTGCACTTtgatgaaaatatttatttttctccacaTTTTAAAACTCTGTCAGTACATCCATGCATTTTAAAGGTTGCATTTTTGCACTGAAATTATTTAATGCCAGATTCCTGTGTCTGATGTAGACAACTGTGTGCAGTGTGTTGCAAAATTGCAAATTGGGTGCAAagtagaaaatgtgtttagagtttcagagacttgaGCCTGAGTGTCAGGTTCAATTATTGTGCTTTAAGTGTcattttagtgtgttagcaattaaaaaaactgcagtgTAGTATACACAGTATACGTATACTTGGTGAAATTAGTTTGACCTGTGTTGTCCTGCAGGAGGTGCTGTACGCTGCGTCCAGACCGTGGGGCGTTCAGGTGGAGCGGGTGGAGCTAAAAGACCTGACGCTCCCCGTCAGTCTGCAGCGCTGCATGTCTTCAGAGGCCGAGGCTGCCAGGACGGCCAGGGCCAAggtatctacacacacacacacacacacacacacacacacacacacacacacacacagtcagctgTCTGAACAGTTTCAAAACACACAGGTGTGTCTGAGCTCCTGCCATCTGTTTCCTTTAGTCACTGCTAGTTGGTGTAAAGGTGTAAAGGCCAGGTGTCCCACCTCTCAGTAAAATGGGTGACTAGATGAGTCATAAAACTGTAACTGCtagataatataaaatatgttattgATCTTAAAGCTGGAGTGCAGGATTGTTCATTTTCTTTATCCTTTTgtgataaaatataaacatcacAGGTTATGATCATAAAAACACAGAGCATGTTGAGGATTGTGTGACTTTATCttgcctctctctgtgtgtgtttgtgagatgATTCTGGCCGAAGGAGAGTTGGCGGCGTCTGGAGCTTTAAAGGAGGCGGCGTCAGGACTTCCCCCCGTGGCTTTCCACCTCAGATACCTGCAGTCGTTGTCCTCCATCCAGAGCGACGTGTCCATCGTGGTCTTCGCCTTCCCCGCAGAGCTCCTCGACATGTTCATCTCCCATCAGCCTAAGCTCTCCAACACACCACCCGAGTGTTTCTGCAGGGAGATAAAAAGTTAGACTGAGCCGTATAATACAGATGATACATTATttgtaaatatatactgtaattggATATTTACTCtgttaataaaatatttttatttttacatcctTATTATGTCGCTCGGTGCCTGTTTTTGTGGTGTTTCTGCACTCCATTTCCCAGAAATCACCTGTGAGTCAGACAGTATAAAAGCTGCGTCTGTATTGGAGCTTTTGTTGATGCAGTTTTGAGCTCCTGCAGGACGGGTGGTGCTCTTCTTCTTTGACTCTTCAACCATTGTGGCTGTAGTTACTCGTGCTAACTACCCAGCTCTTCTCACTGTGGTTATTCCAAACTGAAAGTGTAAAATGCACGTAAAATGCATCATTACCTTCCTTTTTACATCAACACGTTATACTGTAAACAAAAATCTTTGATTAGAATtaattatatttagtttttaaaataattttgacCAAAATATGTCCAGAGAGAGGacagtctacagccatgctttgagctaaatgctacaTCAGCACGCTCACCACCAAATTATTGATATGAAATTTGATGTGAAATTATTATTTCaagtttgacctgatgatggcgccaGAGGAAAAAGGGATCACCACCAGCGATAAGAATTCACCCGAAgagggacatgaatgtctgtaccaaagtTCACACCAATCCATCAAgtggttgttgagatatttcacttaaaaccacaaatgtcaacctcatggtggccctagaggaaaagtcagaggatcaccaaagtctttagcattcatcctctggggaacatgaatgtctgtaccaaagtTGACACCAATCCgtcaaatagttgttgagatatttcagtatgGACAAAAAGTGATGCACCGACCCACAGACCTGAACAGACCCACAGACCTGAAGCCTAGCATGGCTAACAGTAAGTCTCTCTGACGGTCATAACTGATAATACAGCTCACGGTGTCAGAGAACGGATATGCGTTGGGTCATCCCATTATCGTTACCTAATACTGCAGTTTAACTGAGACATGAATATGTTCAGGTTCAGCGGTTTAGCTGCGGTTATGTCATCAGCTTTAGTTGAAGACTCCTATAATAGAACATCGAGCCCCTCCTGACCTTTTCTATCCCATCTGCAGGTCAGGTTATGATAACcagtggctgtggctcagaggtagagcaggtcgtccaccaatcggaaggtcggcggttcgatccccggcatgtcgatgtgtccttgagcaagacacttactgtaaccccaaattgctcacCGAAGGCTGAATGagtgatgggcaaagttggcaccaaGTTGTAGTCATAAACGTAGCACAAAGTGAAGATGTGGGAGtacacacttgttttttttattctcaaaGTAGTGTTTCAGCATTTAAATATAATGAACTGAATAATCAGACTTCCAAACTATCTGAAGACACGGGGAAACCAGATGTGAATTTCGGGAACTAGCCGCGTCCGCTTAAAAACATCTGCTGAGCAAACATGCTGCACCTCCAGCTGGTTTTACTGCTCAGTGTTTTAACAGTGGAGTTATGAAAGCAGTTGTCTTTCAACCTTTTCTGGAtaaataaagatgttttttacAAAGATATAGCGCAGCCTGAccacacattttaaaatctcTTTGACAGGATCCACACCAGCCTCTCTCTATTATTTGCCAAGTCAGGTGACTGATGAGGGAGGCGTGGCCTCAAAGCTATAAGCTCTTTAACAGGCCGGGACATTGTGACCTTACACTGACTTTTTACCTGGCTGCTCACAAACACCTGCAGGATCTTTCTCTCATTGCAGATTTTAGGATGCATTTTTGTCCAACAGTCCAGACAGTTTTGGTTTCCTTTCATTGTAAtctagtgtaaaaaaaaaagcaacttgCAGAGACTTGAATACTGCAAATCCATGACAcgaaagaaaacatttaattagGCATGGTGTTCACTGATTCACAGATAACTTAGTGAGCAAGTTTCAAGTCCATTTTCATGgtgcaaagaaaataaatgatgattGGAAGGAAGAAAACATTCATTCAGAAACTTCAagtaaaaaacttaaaaaacttaaagggatagtttggattttttgaagtgtggttgtatgaggtacttctccatagtcagtgtcttacctacagtagatggagtttggagaaacaggagcaaagcgatgtactgctgtggacggacctaaaaaacacctaaaaagatcaatatcagtttaagtgtacgctatatttagaatattttccccgctttacctcgctgtcagacagccctttctgatgagGAACTGAAGCTGATATCAAaaccagtaattttacctctcagaacacagaagtcgctggtctaccgctgcctcgatcggttagtttgtttgtgttgtgtaaaattacagtttttgtcaatggagtctggtggctttgaagagagcatagataacggtttcagttcccccgtcagaaagggctctctgacggcgaggtaaagaggtgaaaatattctaaatatagcgtagacttaaactgatattgactATCTAGGTGTTTATttgcgctttcacaagccaaagtctgtttggctagtccgaatcagagtgaaatacTGCTGCTAAATGATGAATTAAAGGAgaccttttatgcttttttcctctttcctttagtctgttatatagtttttttgtgcatgtaaaaggtctgcaaagttacaaagtccatgccaaaaggaattattccccccccccacataaactctgctcctgaactgcctgaaacacctcgcttgaagtcccgccttttcctccgtaacgtggtgatgtcaccaagtaacacatttgcataacggctagcttgtcaggagctctagagggtgaaaagaggtgcagcTGAACAGCCGGTATGACAAAAGTAAAGcgtgttttgaacattaaatcatgtcaaacatgttctagtgaaaaactaaaatacaagtatgcacctaaaaataagcataataggtcctctttaatgtagAAAACACTAAATTGTACATATTTTTCCTTTGAAGGGGTCATTTAGTGTGACGTAAAGCGGTATTCCTTCTGATAAACAGATTTTAAAGAGACCAGTTTGTAGTCTACACGCTGGTCTCTCTCCGTGCCTTTAAGAAGTCTTTGGACCACTGATTGTGCGGTTTCAGCGTGCACTCTGACATCACTGTAGCCCTCGGCTCAGTTTCACTGCTTTTGAAGTGTTTTCTGTCCCTAGATGTTAAATTACACGATGAATTCAGTGAGTACAGGGCAGCAGTGGGCTGGGTGCCGTGTGGTCAGAGACCGTGGAGCTATTAATAACCAGCACTG from Sebastes fasciatus isolate fSebFas1 chromosome 21, fSebFas1.pri, whole genome shotgun sequence encodes:
- the LOC141759811 gene encoding stomatin-4, which produces MIGFNRVGVCAEDLVAENVKNNREDGGRRSGGVAEFFGLVLTLLSVVFILFTFPFTAWMCAKVIQEYERAVIFRLGRVVKGRAKGPGLFWFIPWLDVIQTVDLRTVSFNIHPQEVLTADGVTLTVDAVVFYRVVDPSLWVTRVKNGYLATHTLAQTTLRATLGTRTLTDVLTQTTGITKRMEEVLYAASRPWGVQVERVELKDLTLPVSLQRCMSSEAEAARTARAKMILAEGELAASGALKEAASGLPPVAFHLRYLQSLSSIQSDVSIVVFAFPAELLDMFISHQPKLSNTPPECFCREIKS